In Drechmeria coniospora strain ARSEF 6962 chromosome 03, whole genome shotgun sequence, the DNA window AGGTGTCGGTGGCGAGTTGGATGGACTTGAACGGCAGCTTCCTTACCTACCTTCCCTTGCCGTACGATATGGATGTCAATGACCGCCCATTCGCTTCGCTTCCGGTGCGTCGGATCGGCGCCTGGCCAGGCCAAAGGTCAGGAATAGGCAGCATGCGAACGGACAGCCCAGTCGGGCATAGCCGGCCAATGGGGCGGTATTGGGGGGTCAAGGACACGAGCGTTGGGAGGAATGGCGTCTGCATCAGTCCTTGTCCAACAGGTCATGCCCATCTCGATAGCGCGTGCGCTTCCACAGCGGCGGTGCCTCTCTATGACGAGGCATTCGTTAACTTGTTTGTTGTTGGGTTGATTGAAAAATCGGCGCGAAGAGGTGCGTTGGCCACTGGCTAGACGCAATTCTCATAgccagcagccgccgagCCATTCCCCGAGGCAAGTAGAACAACGGTTAAATGAGCAAGCAGCCGAGGCCAGCGGCACTGAGAGAGCCGGCCGCACGCTCCTATAAACAGTTCTCCCAATAACATGCAACAAACATATAGACCTGACCCGGCTCCTCTCTAGAACTCTGGAGCTCTGCTTCGGCTCATGGCTTTATTCATACGGAGTATAAGCACCGGCCAAGTTCAACGTCAGCAATTCACCTCctcaagctcgccgagtcggcggGATCGGCTGGCCGTCTTCCTTCTGTGCCGTGATACCGCACATGAATGCTATACCCTTTACCCCACTATCAACTCCCAACTCGCCAGGTGCTAGGGGGTGTCGACGCTGCTAATCGAGTGTTCGGGAACGGGGTAGCACTTAGCAGTGGCCGACGTAGATTTCGCCGCCATGTCCAACAATTGAATTGAGACCATCTTGACTCACATGGGAAGGTGACTCGTCCAACTCCGCACCACGAGAACCAGGCGAGATGCGACCCACACATCCTGCAGCAAAGTATCCGTCAGCTGTGCTCCGCCCAGCTTTGGCGTCCCCACGGTCCCAGCCGCTTGTAAGGGTGTAGAGCAGTATTCTCGTGAACGGTTTTGCGGGAAAAGTCATTGAAAAATACTGTTCCAAGGAAGGGTGGAGCATATTACTGCGTTGATCTCCATCGAGCATACGTGGAACGGGGGAACGGGAGCAGCGGCAGAGATGGCAAGGATGGAAATCAAACGCAAAGTCATTGCCCTGGTTGGTTGGTCGTTGCTGCCTGCATCGGTATCCATTGATCGTGTCACACAACACACATATTGATCGTACCTTCCGAACTGAGAAATCGATCATGTCCGCACAGGCTGCTGCTTCCAATTCGAGAACTCGCTACTGTTGCACGAGACACCCATCATCGATAGGAAGGTACGGGATGCCAAGGGCAGGCACCGCGATCCGAGGTAGTCAGTCGACTTGCTCGCTAGAACTCGATCAGAGCATGCAGCTCATGTAGAGCGGACATCGACACTTTGTTGTCTCATCTGCCCGGGGCCTGAGGACGATTTATCGTCAAGGGTTTGAACGGCTTGAACGGCTGCCGAAGTCGATCGATGGACGGCGCCGGACCCATACCCACTGGCCGCCTCACGCCAGCACGAGGCATCACTGACATGAAGGTGGTCTTGTGGAAGCTGGCTGCCGGCAGAATCGGCTCTGGCGCCGCTCCCACCTTCTCCGTCGCCTTATCCTCCGCCTTGCCCTCCGCCTTCTCTGGGGTTGCATCTCGCGGgggcgagctcgagaagaaCGCGTACGGTTTCGAAACATTGCGCTCCAATTTTGTATCATTCGGGCGAGCAAAAGACCTGCCGGTCGGGATCTTGTGCTGTGCTAGTGCTGGGTCAATTGAAGTCATCGACGCACCATCCGTCGACGTTGTCTCAGATGTCGCACTCGCTGTATGGCGCGACACCGTCGCTCGGTATCGGGCGCTCGATAGGTCTGCCGGCGTGTACtttgacggcgccggcttctGCGACCTTGACTCCATGGTGACGAAGCCAAGAAGACTGTGTTGGTCTAGCCGACGGTGGGTCGACCCTCCCCCTGGCCGTGCTTTGGCTGCTGTCGCCGTGTCAGGCGCCTTGGTCGCTGCCGCGGCGAGTGCTGTCTGGTGCGCTCCGGCGCTGACGAATCTGGGAAGTGCTGGCATCGTGAATTCGGATGACCTTTCCATCGTCGTAGCGTAGTCAGGCGCCCACGGGTGCGtttccgccgcctcgccgtcacccTTGGTGACAGAGTAGGCATTGCGCTGTCGcttcggcgccctcgagaAGTGCCCGTCCGAGtggccatcgacgccgtcgatggatgTCGGGTCGTAGGGTTCGACGGGAAAGCTGTCGTCCTCGGGCGAGAACATGGCGGGAAGCTTGCCGAATATGGCCCTTtgcgtcggcgccggacGGCCAAGGATCTTTGCCGCTGTTTCCACCACTGGCACATCGAAGGAGGGTCCCTTCTGCGCAAATCTGGCCGCAAAGGGGGACACAAAGGGTGAAAGCTCCACCTTGTTGCTGCTTGCACCCTGTGATGCGTGGATGGGGTGGCTGAGATAAAGGAGAGCTTGAGCTCGGGTCATGGCAACATACAGCAgccgcctctcctcgtcgtcatcctcggcacgTGAGTGAGGAATCGAGCCTGTGTAGACGGACGGGACGAAGACCACGGGCCACTCCAGGCCTTTGGCTGCGTGAATTGTCGATATCGTCACCACCGACGATGTGTCCTGGTCTTTGCCATCCTTCTGTGCGTCGGACGCCAGTGCGACGTTGGCGAGAAACCGGCCAAGCATGTCTTCTTCTTTGGACTGCTCGACTTCATCGATCTCTGGCAACTCATCCTCTTGGGACCTTGCAAAGTCCCGGACAAAATCTCCGGCTAGATTGACAAGTTCCTGCACGTTTGCCCACCTTCCTTCGTGGTCCTCGACATACTCCTCCTGCAGGTACTTTCGGAAGTTCAGCTGGTTGACGAGATCTTCGACCAACTCGACGAGAGTCATCGCGCTGCTCTGTTTCATCTCTTCCACTTTCCGCTGGAGGCTTGACACAATCTTGAGCAGCTCCGTGTTCAGCTTTTGCTCCATCTTGGGTCGTATATTCGTAGCCGCCTTACGCTGCCCGCGACAATGCCGCCACAGTACCGACCATAGGCTCAGCTTGGCTTGCTCGGCCTCTTCCAGCAGCGATTTGATGGTCGCCTCACCAATACCTCTTCGAGGGACGTTTATCACCCTCGCCACGGCGTCGTTGTTGTCCGGCTGATGGACGACGCGGAGGTAGTCGAGCAAGATCTTGATCTCCTTTCTGTCGTAAAACTTTTTACCACCGACCATGCGGTAGGCAATGCCGGCTTTGCCGAGGGCCGACTCGATCTGTCGAGACAGTGCAGCGGATCGGAGGAGAATGGCGACATCCTGGTGCTTCAGCATGCCCCCGCAGAGCATGATCGTTCGTCTGAGTTCTGTCACTATCCACTCACCCTCGGCGGACGAGCTTTTGAGCTTCCGCAATACCGGCTGGGCACCCTTAGTGTGGACGGGTAGTAGTACTTTTTGATATCGTTTCTTGTCCTGCTGGATGACGTGGAGAGAGATGTCGAGGATGGACTTGGAGGACCGGTAGTTCTCTTCAAGGGACACTTCGTCGGTGCCGGGGAAGTCGCGCAGAAGGCGGTAGAGGTTTCGTATTTCGGCTGAGCGCCAGCCGTAGATGCTCTGGTCCGGATCGCCAACGACGGTGATGCGTTGTCTTGCCTGAGCAAAGAGGCGCATCAGGTCGTATTGAATTCCGTTGGTGTCTTGATACTCATCAATCAGCACCGCCTGGACGTTGGATACGCAACAAGGGTGTTCTCGTAGGAGATCCACGCAGCGTACGAGCAAGTCATCGTAGTCGAGCAGATTGGAACGCTGCAGGTGATCTTGGTATTCCTTAAAGCAAGTGTGTAGTTCGGGGGGCTCGGCCGGACGCTTGCCCTTCCTCgctggcgtcgacgtggacCCTTTCGCCTTTCGCTTGCTGATCCAAGCCTTGACATAGGCTGGTTCAACCTTGAGATCCAATCGCTTGCATATCCGTTGGATGATGGCCCTCGAGtccccatcgtcggcgatggcaaATCGAGGGTCCAGGCCAATCCGGCTTCCGTACTTGGCAAGGTACCGCCTCGAGATGGAGTGAAAGGTGCCCAAGACGACATCTTTCTCCTCATCCTCTCCCAAGGCCTTGCCGATGCGTTCCTTCATTTCTCGGGCAGCTTTGACGGTGAATgtggcgacgatgacatCGGCCGGCTTCAACCCCCTCTGCTTGATCAACCATGCGACTCGGGAGGTGAGGGTATGTGTCTTGCCGCTCCCTGGCCCGGCAAGGATAGCGACAGTGGCCGCATCAGATGTGACAGCGCGACGCTGCGCCTGGTTCAGAGACTGGAGGATGGTGGATTGCTGATCTGTTGGCATGTTGTCATCGAGTTCGTGCGCGTTTGGTGCATCGGGGCGCCAGCTGCGTTTGAGTTCCAAGACGCGTCCGGCACGACAGTCACCGGCTTCCTGCGATTCTTCCGAGAAGCCTGCCCAGCCAAATGACCACAGCGAATGGATCGAAGGGCCACTGCGTCTCGAGCTAGCACCTTCGAAGTTTCTTGCCTGCGGACCATTGCAAAGACGTGCCTGCAGAATGATGCCCCACCTGGTTGGCCATCGCGTTCGATCACGAAGTCAGGTGACCGGCGACCCCTAAATACCAGGTACTCAGTAGGTCCTGGTAGGCCCATCCTGCGCCATCCCACTCACCGCTACAGGTAGGGCATCATCCATGGGTTCAGCTTtaggtaagtactaataCATGTCGATCAGGAATGTTTGATTTACTATCATGGGAACGACACATGACAATGCTTATTGAGAAAATTTAAGGAATCATAATGCACGGGCGCAGACAGGATGCATCATTCAGTCCACAGAACATCGTTGGCACATGTTGGTTCTCACTGACTTGTTACTCGGCAATTGCTTCCATTACTCAGCTTCAGCGAACAAGTAACAAATCCTCATATGGACACATGGACACctatagtacagtacttatatgcACGCAGAAGTACTGTAAGAACTTCGGCAAGTGCTTACCTAGTAATTGGAGCCCACGCATTCGCGTACTTGGAGCCTACGCATTCGCGTACTTGCAGTCTCAACAACGCCGTCCTCCAAGGAGTTCCCTCCGATGCTCATCACTTCTGCCCAAGGAGCGGAGCGAAGAATGATGAGGCACATTTCACCCGCTGCTGCAGTGGCTGGCTTGCCTCGCACCAATCAACCGTTGACGCTCGAAGGGTAGCACTCATCACGCTGATCGGGCGCTTAGCAATCCCTGCGAGCACGACGATGTGTTGTCCAACCACATGCCGCCATGGACGAGAaacctccctcccctccgtgGCGCTCGGGGTAGATGAGCATCAACCGACACGCTACTCTCCTATCCAGATGCAGCTACGGCCAGTAAACGGCCATGGCTGGGGCATCTGGTCATGGCCTACCGCTGTAGGCGCTTACCCGTGAGTGTGCTCGCACGCATTTGAGGTGGCTTATATGTACGATCGAGACAGGCCGAAACATCACCAGCCGCTTCTCGCAAAATCCCATGGTTTTCGATGCCTCACGctcccgtcgacgtcctaCCCCTACCCGTCGAAGTATGCTTGTCGAGGTATCATCGCACATTCGTCGCTTTCAAGCCTATAAGCTGCCTTGATCCTCTCGACTATGCAAGACTATCATCCCGTTCCATTGATTTTcttcatcctcgccgtcatcctcaCCGTCGTTCAATCTTCTTCTCTCATAGTCCGCTCCATCGAACGGAGGAAAATCAATCCGCTCAACATCAACACAGGACGGGCTCCGAATCCATACAACGAGCCGGGATTCTCCGCTGGCGTTGTGCATGATCCAAAACGTCTACCCGCGGAGATTggtggcatcgtcgccgcgtACGGCATATCCCTGGTGTTGGTCGCCATTATCCTTCTCTCCCTGTCAAGGAAACGGCGTCAACACCTTCGAGGCGACATCGAAGGTCCCGTAGCACAAAGCCCAGCTGATCTGTACAGCCAAGACTACGCCCACAACGAATTTGCTCGCCTCAGTCGTGTTCCCGTTTCCGGCCTGAGATCCGCTAGAGCGCTCAGCTTTTCATACCCACCGCCTATTCAGACCGAATTCAACGAGACCAGGCCGTACATCTACGCCTCGCCGACCTTTTCCGCCAAAATACCCGGAGTCGATCCCTCGGTCGATCAAAGAGTTGTCAGAGCAGACAGAAAAATGGCGCAAAaccagctcgaggagatgTACAAGCATGTAATGGAACACGAAGAAGCAAAGCAGAAGGGAATCGTCATCGATGCCCCCACTGTCCCGGGCCACGACCACCGTGTCGATTACTCGACCGTGTCGAAGAAAGGAAAGAAGAAACCGgctctcctcgagctcgaacCTTTTCGGGAGGAGAAGACACAGTCCAAGGCGTCattcttcttctccgccatTCGCTCGCCAAGGAAGAAGTCGATAAAAGGCCTTTCCATCTCGGCTCCCATCATGACGCCGCAATCCTCCACCTTTCCGAGGCAAGAGAACCAGGAGATGAGCCCAATAGCCCCCAGACTGTACGCACCATCACGCCCACCGCCTTCCCCCGCCAATCGTCTCACTTCCTTTGGGGTGTCGACAGTTGTCCGGAgcagggcgccgccgactgCGAATATCTCCCCCGAGAGTGTCATGAGCATTGACGAACGTATCAAATTTCATCTAGGTCCACCTGACAACTGCACGCATTCGTACAGCTCACCTACTCCGATGGAAATAGACCCGACGTCGGCCATTTCAGATCACTCGCAGCGCCCTCTGGTCGGTATCAGCCTTCCAGCCTCTCCCAAGTCGGGAGCGAGGTCTCCCTCGCTGCCTTCATCCCCAAGTGCAGGAACCAACTTCCCGCGGTCCAACCATGCTTCTGCCGTTCGAGCAGGAGGCACCTTGCCTCTGCGGGCCTACGAGCCACCTCCGAGCTCGCCATCTGTGTGCTCCAACGCTACAAAGCAGACAGTCTTTCAAAGAACGGGGCCGTTGTCACCGACCACGGGTCAGGGCTGTCGAACTGCCGGTACAGTGCCATATTCACCCTATCAACCGTTCACCCCATGCATCCCAGTGACACCGTCGCTGGTGACCAAGGAAGAACGCAAACGGCTGAAGAGAATGGCACCAAGGACACCGACTGTCCAGATGGTTCAAAATGCGGATGATGTCTGGTGAAGATGTACGAGTGATGACGGGTAGGTCGTGGGTGTGACATGCAAAAGATATGTGTTCCGTTTTGATATCCCAACGTTCTGGCACCGGTCCAAGAAATTATCACCGCAATCCCAAACAGTCGTGTTACTGTATTTACTTTCCTTGACACTATCCGTCCTCTCTCGCAAATGGACGCCGGGGCAGTCAAACACTTTCAACATCAGAACTTTGTGCTCATGGACCATTTGGTTTGATTTCGATAATCTCGTCATGCACAATTGGTGCGAGGCTGTTATTGGAACGCTGTGCTGCATGCATCGTTGTTCACATCTAGCGAAGCTATTCTACAAATGAAACCCAGGAGGATGATATTCAAGCCGGAATCTACGCAAGAAATGTCGCAGGTCTTCTGTGATACTGTTGTGTCTAACGTGCTGGGTGCCCAAGGCCCTCCCCTCAGCAGCAAGAGATCTGTGAAATCTACAGCACGACAGGGCCAGATTTTACTTTGATACACACTTCGCCGTGCGGGTTACGATTCTGTGAAAAAgacgtcgtcttcatcgtTGACCATCACCCGTGGATCTGCGTTGGTCGTCAAAGGCTCCCTCTTGGTTCACATCAGGACATTGCCAACCGTCAGCGTCACTGCAATAAGGGGGGCGCCCTCCGTTACTAGTGGCTCCATCCAGACTATTCCTGAATAGATATAATAACACGCCCTCCAAACTTCGGCGGCTGACCCGGCTGCTGGTGTTTTTTTTTGGTGCACGCGGAGCGCAGTCTCGGGCGTCAGCTAGCACCCGACCCGGTCTAGTTGTAGAGTGGGAGATTCTGTGGCCGCAACCCTATCCCACTTGAGGCTCATATGCCACATGTTAACGGCTTTTCACGGACTAAAGATGGTTGGATTTTGTGGAATCAGATCATCACCAGGTCTTCTGGCGGCAGCTTGATAGCTGCAGGAGTGGAATGCATGGCGGATCTTCCCACTGCCTGAGCCATTTGAGGGGAGACATCCCGAAATGAGAATAGCAAGCGGGTGGGGTGTACATGAGGAACGCAAATCATATCGAATGGCCCCTTGAAAACGTCGTATTTCGCAAGATGATAGTTCTCGTTGGTGAGTTGGAGCAGCCAAGCCGTCAACGCGCGCACACTCGGTGAGGCTTGACTGCTCCAACTCACTGGGATCTACTTACATTGGTGAGAAGCAGACGTGGTCTCCCCTGCTTGGTATGGAGACTTGACCAAATCTAGAATTGGAGACGCGCAACTTGGCGAACTGATCATGCAGTGGCTGAAAAGCCGCCATGTGGAAAGGCGATTTTGGGCAACGCTGATCGAAGCTTAATCGAAAGGAGCCAAGCTTAGTTTGTATCGTCACAACCAGGCAGAGAGTACCAAAACCATCAGTTGCACAAGACGTCCATTGTTTACAAGCAGCCACAGGAAGATATTTGGCAGCAGTACAAGTGGTGGAAGAGCGCAGACGCGCGGAGGCAGTCGCGTCAATGTAGTTGCCCAACAGCCCTGGACTCGATCTGGCTTTTGGTCGATGCACCGTCACCCTTGTCCATCGTTGCAAGGTGAAATGAAAGATTATAACTAGCACGGCTCGTTGTCGGTGATGTGTAACTTGAATTCTCTCAACTCAGCATTGGGAAGCAAACTGGGGTTGACGAACCCCCCTAGTCGCCTATACCGTATACGGGACCCTCCCCCCTTTACAAATAGACGGCTAAGCTCATTGGGTCTCTGATGACAGGATGCGGACTCAAAACTCATTCCGAGCTATTCCGTCGGCAGTCACCCGCACCACAACCACAGCAGTCCTTGCTGACTGGGCGGTTCCCACATTCCACCTTCTGGTCAAGGGCAAGTTGCAACGTCGTGGAGGGAGTATTCACCTGCAAACGAAGGGGAAATGGGCGAGGCCCATTGCGAATTTCAAAGAGAAATAGAGTTACCAAACTAGTGATGATCCGCCTCTCCATTCGTCGAGGCACGAGGTGATTCGATGCGTGTGAaaacacacacacacacacacacacacacacacacaccacacacacacacgccTAGCTAGGTTGGCAGTAGGCTACATTCAGCCCAAGATAAAGAAGAAGGTCAAGTCATGCAGCCCAAGATGATGCGGCTTGAATCTCGGAGAAGGAGGGATAACCCAAAGCGATGACTTTGAAGAGCAATGAAGTTGACCGATCAACCAGCCACGTAtggagcacgacgacgatgcttgAATGTAGGGTCCATATATGACCGTCACGGCTCACGGGTCCATGTCGGTGCCTTGTGTCCAGATACGCATGAACACATGTAGAGCCGAGATTGGCCTGGAATTGTGACATGAGACGCCGAAAACTCTGAGTCTGCAGATGACCCGCAGCATTCGAGCACGAGCATCTCTACTCCATAGCTCTGCATACGACGCCATACGCCTCGAGCCGGATGCAGACGATACGTGGGTTGTTTAACGTTTGAAGCCAGCTCCATCGTTCCCATCGATCGAGACGACACCcttgccgg includes these proteins:
- a CDS encoding DNA helicase, UvrD/REP type gives rise to the protein MPTDQQSTILQSLNQAQRRAVTSDAATVAILAGPGSGKTHTLTSRVAWLIKQRGLKPADVIVATFTVKAAREMKERIGKALGEDEEKDVVLGTFHSISRRYLAKYGSRIGLDPRFAIADDGDSRAIIQRICKRLDLKVEPAYVKAWISKRKAKGSTSTPARKGKRPAEPPELHTCFKEYQDHLQRSNLLDYDDLLVRCVDLLREHPCCVSNVQAVLIDEYQDTNGIQYDLMRLFAQARQRITVVGDPDQSIYGWRSAEIRNLYRLLRDFPGTDEVSLEENYRSSKSILDISLHVIQQDKKRYQKVLLPVHTKGAQPVLRKLKSSSAEGEWIVTELRRTIMLCGGMLKHQDVAILLRSAALSRQIESALGKAGIAYRMVGGKKFYDRKEIKILLDYLRVVHQPDNNDAVARVINVPRRGIGEATIKSLLEEAEQAKLSLWSVLWRHCRGQRKAATNIRPKMEQKLNTELLKIVSSLQRKVEEMKQSSAMTLVELVEDLVNQLNFRKYLQEEYVEDHEGRWANVQELVNLAGDFVRDFARSQEDELPEIDEVEQSKEEDMLGRFLANVALASDAQKDGKDQDTSSVVTISTIHAAKGLEWPVVFVPSVYTGSIPHSRAEDDDEERRLLYVAMTRAQALLYLSHPIHASQGASSNKVELSPFVSPFAARFAQKGPSFDVPVVETAAKILGRPAPTQRAIFGKLPAMFSPEDDSFPVEPYDPTSIDGVDGHSDGHFSRAPKRQRNAYSVTKGDGEAAETHPWAPDYATTMERSSEFTMPALPRFVSAGAHQTALAAAATKAPDTATAAKARPGGGSTHRRLDQHSLLGFVTMESRSQKPAPSKYTPADLSSARYRATVSRHTASATSETTSTDGASMTSIDPALAQHKIPTGRSFARPNDTKLERNVSKPYAFFSSSPPRDATPEKAEGKAEDKATEKVGAAPEPILPAASFHKTTFMSVMPRAGVRRPVGMGPAPSIDRLRQPFKPFKPLTINRPQAPGR